The Ciona intestinalis chromosome 13, KH, whole genome shotgun sequence genome has a segment encoding these proteins:
- the LOC100175848 gene encoding Golgi to ER traffic protein 4 homolog, with protein MSNNSGGVKRLEEKLRLSIERNDLYEAHQLYNTLFYRYSAKNKHDLARNLLYKGALHLFEHEETGSAAHLCLLYLESLENNVHEVTTELAEILGKMHHELPKEIPELETFENRAITWSAGCTGMPRFGSKDLRFKFAMNYWEEKMFRDSRQHFLYSDDGQKFGEMLKEFVILCGRPEEIDLFLTQAVLQLLCIKCEKAAEDMFNTYTKIISKISPGPPYNYPIINFLFFLLRAVKERRLILFTILCDNYQPSLKKDASFLKYLEKIGEIYFDVPAVQSKPGFFENLMQNLFVNDDSDVTEGSKGQGSNMLVEDLD; from the coding sequence atgagtAACAACAGTGGTGGAGTAAAACGCCTGGAAGAAAAATTGCGGCTGAGTATTGAACGTAACGATTTATACGAAGCGCACCAATTATACAACACGCTATTCTATCGCTATTCTGCAAAGAACAAGCACGATCTTGCTAGGAACTTACTATATAAAGGGGCATTGCATTTATTTGAGCATGAAGAGACTGGCAGTGCTGcacatttatgtttattatatctGGAATCACTGGAAAATAACGTGCACGAAGTGACCACAGAACTTGCTGAAATTCTCGGCAAAATGCACCATGAATTGCCTAAAGAGATTCCGGAACTGGAAACATTTGAAAATAGAGCTATTACTTGGTCTGCAGGGTGTACTGGGATGCCTAGGTTTGGCAGCAAAGATTTAAGGTTCAAATTTGCTATGAATTATTGGGAGGAGAAAATGTTTCGTGATTCAAGACAACATTTTCTATATTCTGACGACGGGCAAAAGTTTGGCGAAATGTTGAAAGAGTTTGTAATTCTTTGTGGGCGGCCTGAAGAAATTGACCTCTTCTTGACACAAGCGGTGTTACAACTCCTGTGTATTAAATGTGAAAAAGCAGCAGAAGATATGTTTAATACTTACACTAAAATAATCTCCAAAATATCCCCTGGTCCACCTTATAATTACCCCATCATAaactttctcttttttctcttGCGCGCTGTAAAAGAAAGAAGGCTGATTCTCTTCACTATTTTATGTGACAACTATCAGCCATCATTAAAAAAGGACGCctcctttttaaaatacttggaAAAAATCGGCGAGATATATTTCGATGTTCCTGCAGTGCAGTCCAAGCCtggattttttgaaaatttaatgcaGAACTTATTTGTGAATGATgatagtgatgtcacagagGGTAGTAAAGGTCAAGGGTCAAATATGTTGGTTGAAGATTTggattaa
- the LOC100180527 gene encoding uridine-cytidine kinase 2-B-like — translation MSVGCKCAAIMPGSETNRERPFIIGVSGGTSSGKTSVCQKIIELLGESSAVNGARKVAIISQDNFYKSLNAEEIRLANNCQYNFDHPDAFDTKLMKATILDIANGRTIKIPDYDFKTHTRRKEFCEELHKCDVVLFEGILVFYHKEIRELFNMKLFVDSDADTRLSRRVLRDITDRGRTLESVLQQYTTFVKPAFEEFCLPSKKYADVIIPRGAENLVAINLIVQHIRDILNGGIIKRANGHQANGHQANGHQANGHVKNGDHVNGGGDFVPERRLSYQAVEGARPH, via the exons ATGTCTGTCGGTTGTAAATGCGCAGCAATTATGCCAGGCTCAGAAACAAACCGAGAAAGGCCCTTTATAATTGGTGTGTCTGGTGGTACGTCATCAGGGAAG ACCTCAGTATGCCAGAAGATCATTGAGCTACTGGGAGAAAGTTCAGCCGTAAACGGGGCACGAAAGGTGGCAATTATAAGCCAAGACAACTtctataaaagtttaaatgcagAAGAAATAAGACTTGCAAATAATTGTCAGTATAACTTTGACCACCCAG ATGCCTTCGATACAAAACTCATGAAAGCAACAATCCTAGATATCGCAAATGGAAGAACGATAAAAATACCTgattatgattttaaaacacataccAG ACGGAAAGAATTCTGTGAGGAATTGCACAAATGTGACGTTGTGTTGTTCGAAGGCATCCTCGTGTTTTATCATAAAGAAATACGAGAATTATTTAATATGAAGCTGTTTGTAGATAGTGATGCAGATACTAGGTTATCTAGAAGAG TATTAAGAGACATAACAGACCGAGGACGAACGTTAGAATCCGTGTTACAACAATACACAACCTTTGTTAAACCTGCATTTGAAGAATTCTGTTTACCA tcAAAGAAATATGCTGATGTCATCATTCCTAGGGGAGCTGAAAACTTGG TTGCCATCAACTTGATAGTTCAACACATTCGAGATATACTGAACGGAGGCATAATAAAACGTGCCAATGGTCACCAGGCCAATGGTCACCAGGCCAATGGACATCAGGCCAACGGACATGTCAAAAACGGTGACCATGTAAATGGGGGAGGAGACTTCGTGCCGGAACGGCGATTGTCGTACCAGGCTGTTGAGGGTGCTCGCCCGCACTAG
- the LOC100183940 gene encoding protein zer-1 homolog isoform X1: MESQLNYPPLNDQMYINEPDRLEDICVKVLVENKERCLFQIQITEESKLEIRCGIYLPALVADQLFNKLLKISDCYCVSGPCPETNVFRGFDSPTLNIVELLQSFSNTQKCCLNNVQFNAQTQLNSEVLGRLCSTQNIQNIQISNSTVTPEPSFLQHLLHEKTHSLTLDNITYCEGSIIEPICISRESHPKLRHLKFRDGEIPAYSCFVNADSPPHLVAVELSNFYEKGASHNVDLKRRVSKIRDLLEVNKAGSGDAVQGKQLTATVQGVLRRYVETVDKLEAPQTVNEEKLLLHSCSLLLMQYRLESMRETLCSLVLCNTLFTGSDLSTIFQLKKLRHLDISMLPPMRGENKRRPETTVYKIMEELPALVSLDVGGTKIGDHLYRDGRVKEITGDRYLKETPPRKLEFLGLYNCEGCELMDIYSLADTVVGYTGEVQLLASLTYYMNRATPLMYIVGQARQLQTVHNLSCPQRLTTLLLKVLQSHRRNRTIIEEVTANLFYLSSTYYTTCSKQQKNDIITELIISIETCQDMKYVVRNSLVSLFHFDIPGDVIFAFVKISKVILNTLLKYHEDDDIGRHAIHFCNALVCSVQFDMKREASKVGFVPIIVKIIQMRLEANMHDEILEVLWGTLWNVTDETPENSWTFINLGGLQLLQDCFAKFPDEPELHKSIMGLVGNIAEVKEIQPLLVNSTLIQLFCELISKESPNIEIAYNACGTLSHLMSEGLWTIDQPKQEDVISIMTTAIDSWEIDSNRNINYRSFIPILNLVESEVPVCIHWAVWAFRNLCGQDDRYIKMLLKENGREVLSLVENKNVGENTKEMTRWLLQKLESYSQDLNNQYHLHSL; this comes from the exons ATGGAAAGCCAGTTGAACTACCCTCCTTTAAATGACCAAATGTACATTAATGAGCCAGACAGGCTCGAAGACATTTGCGTCAAAGTTTTGGTTGAAAATAAAGAgcgttgtttatttcaaatacaG ATAACAGAAGAATCAAAACTAGAAATACGATGTGGAATTTACCTCCCAGCCCTTGTAGCAGACCAACTGTTCAATAAACTACT AAAGATATCAGATTGTTACTGTGTATCTGGTCCCTGTCCTGAAACCAACGTATTTCGAGG TTTTGATTCTCCGACCCTTAACATAGTGGAGTTACTACAGAGCTTCTCCAATACACAGAAATGCTGTCTGAACAATGTCCAGTTTAATGCACAAACACAGTTGAATTCTGAAGTGTTAGGAAGGCTATGCTCTACACAG aATATCCAAAACATCCAGATTTCCAACTCCACTGTTACCCCTGAGCCCAGCTTTCTACAACAT TTACTTCATGAGAAGACACACTCACTCACCCTTGATAATATAACGTATTGTGAAGGTTCTATCATAGAGCCAATATGTATAAGCAGGGAATCACACCCAAAACTTAGG CACCTCAAGTTCCGTGATGGGGAAATTCCCGCTTACTCGTGCTTCGTTAACGCTGACTCACCACCCCACCTAGTGGCAGTGGAGTTATCCAACTTCTACGAGAAGGGAGCGAGTCATAATGTTGATTTGAAAAGGAGGGTGTCAAAAATAAGAGATTTGTTGGAG GTTAACAAAGCTGGTAGTGGAGATGCAGTTCAAGGGAAGCAACTAACAGCAACGGTACAGGGAGTATTAAGAAGATATGTGGAGACTGTggataaa tTGGAAGCACCACAGACAGTGAATGAAGAGAAACTTCTTCTACATAGTTGTTCGCTACTTCTTATGCAGTATAG GTTAGAATCAATGAGAGAAACATTATGTTCCTTGGTATTATGCAACACATTATTTACCGGTTCTGACCTGAGCACAATATTTCAACTTAAAAAACTAAG ACACTTAGACATAAGCATGCTCCCACCTATGAGAGGAGAGAATAAGCGTCGACCTGAAActacagtttataaaataatggaAGAGTTGCCCGCATTAGTGTCACTTGATGTGGGAGGAACCAAGATTGGTGATCATCTTTATAGGGATGGTAGGGTGAAAGAAAT AACTGGCGATAGATACCTAAAAGAGACCCCGCCACGTAAACTTGAGTTCCTAGGTCTCTATAATTGTGAGGGCTGTGAACTCATGGATATTTATTCATTAGCTGATAct GTTGTTGGATACACTGGTGAAGTTCAACTGTTGGCTTCACTAACTTATTACATGAATCGTGCTACTCCCCTCATGTACATTGTTGGGCAAGCACGGCAATTACAAACTGTTCATAATTTGTCTTGCCCACAACGCCTTACAACT TTATTGTTAAAAGTGCTGCAATCACATCGTAGAAACCGAACAATTATTGAAGAAGTTACAGCGAATCTGTTTTATCTTTCAAGCACCTATTATACAACGTGCTCTAAACAACAGAAAAA TGACATCATAACGGAGTTGATAATATCAATCGAAACATGCCAGGACATGAAATACGTTGTTCGTAATTCTCTTGTTAGTTTGTTTCACTTCGATATACCCGGTGATGTG ATATTTGCATTTGTGAAGATATCCAAAGTAATTCTCAACACTTTACTTAAATACCATGAAGATGACGACATAGGAAGGCATGCCATACATTTCTGTAATGCCCTAG TATGTTCAGTACAGTTCGATATGAAACGTGAAGCATCCAAAGTTGGCTTCGTACCAATTATTGTGAAAATAATCCAAATGAGATTGGAGGCAAATatg catGATGAAATACTAGAAGTATTATGGGGAACCCTATGGAATGTAACAGATGAGACTCCTGAGAATAGTTGGACCTTTATTAATTTAGGAGGGCTACAGCTTTTACAG gaTTGTTTTGCCAAGTTTCCAGATGAACCTGAACTCCATAAAAGTATCATGGGGCTGGTG GGCAATATTGCTGAAGTGAAAGAAATACAACCATTGCTTGTTAATTCTACTTTAATACAATTGTTCTG CGAGCTGATCTCAAAAGAAAGTCCGAACATAGAAATAGCATATAATGCTTGTGGAACTTTATCCCATCTTATGTCGGAAGGTTTGTGGACGATCGACCAACCAAAACAAGAAgatgttatttctattatgACAACTGCAATTGACTCATGGGAGATTGATTCTAACAGGAATATTAATTATAG GTCATTTATTCCCATACTTAATCTTGTTGAAAGTGAAGTACCAGTTTGTATACATTGGGCTGTGTGGGCGTTCCGTAATTTATGTGGACAAGATG aCCGCTATATTAAAATGCTTCTGAAAGAAAATGGTCGAGAAGTTTTGTCTCTAgttgaaaacaaaaacgtcGGTGAAAACACAAAAGAAATGACAAG atgGCTTCTACAAAAACTGGAGTCATATTCTCAAGATCTAAATAACCAATAccatttacattcattatga
- the LOC100183940 gene encoding protein zer-1 homolog isoform X2, with protein sequence MESQLNYPPLNDQMYINEPDRLEDICVKVLVENKERCLFQIQITEESKLEIRCGIYLPALVADQLFNKLLKISDCYCVSGPCPETNVFRGFDSPTLNIVELLQSFSNTQKCCLNNVQFNAQTQLNSEVLGRLCSTQNIQNIQISNSTVTPEPSFLQHLLHEKTHSLTLDNITYCEGSIIEPICISRESHPKLRHLKFRDGEIPAYSCFVNADSPPHLVAVELSNFYEKGASHNVDLKRRVSKIRDLLEVNKAGSGDAVQGKQLTATVQGVLRRYVETVDKLEAPQTVNEEKLLLHSCSLLLMQYRLESMRETLCSLVLCNTLFTGSDLSTIFQLKKLRHLDISMLPPMRGENKRRPETTVYKIMEELPALVSLDVGGTKIGDHLYRDGRVKEITGDRYLKETPPRKLEFLGLYNCEGCELMDIYSLADTVVGYTGEVQLLASLTYYMNRATPLMYIVGQARQLQTVHNLSCPQRLTTLLLKVLQSHRRNRTIIEEVTANLFYLSSTYYTTCSKQQKNDIITELIISIETCQDMKYVVRNSLVSLFHFDIPGDVIFAFVKISKVILNTLLKYHEDDDIGRHAIHFLCSVQFDMKREASKVGFVPIIVKIIQMRLEANMHDEILEVLWGTLWNVTDETPENSWTFINLGGLQLLQDCFAKFPDEPELHKSIMGLVGNIAEVKEIQPLLVNSTLIQLFCELISKESPNIEIAYNACGTLSHLMSEGLWTIDQPKQEDVISIMTTAIDSWEIDSNRNINYRSFIPILNLVESEVPVCIHWAVWAFRNLCGQDDRYIKMLLKENGREVLSLVENKNVGENTKEMTRWLLQKLESYSQDLNNQYHLHSL encoded by the exons ATGGAAAGCCAGTTGAACTACCCTCCTTTAAATGACCAAATGTACATTAATGAGCCAGACAGGCTCGAAGACATTTGCGTCAAAGTTTTGGTTGAAAATAAAGAgcgttgtttatttcaaatacaG ATAACAGAAGAATCAAAACTAGAAATACGATGTGGAATTTACCTCCCAGCCCTTGTAGCAGACCAACTGTTCAATAAACTACT AAAGATATCAGATTGTTACTGTGTATCTGGTCCCTGTCCTGAAACCAACGTATTTCGAGG TTTTGATTCTCCGACCCTTAACATAGTGGAGTTACTACAGAGCTTCTCCAATACACAGAAATGCTGTCTGAACAATGTCCAGTTTAATGCACAAACACAGTTGAATTCTGAAGTGTTAGGAAGGCTATGCTCTACACAG aATATCCAAAACATCCAGATTTCCAACTCCACTGTTACCCCTGAGCCCAGCTTTCTACAACAT TTACTTCATGAGAAGACACACTCACTCACCCTTGATAATATAACGTATTGTGAAGGTTCTATCATAGAGCCAATATGTATAAGCAGGGAATCACACCCAAAACTTAGG CACCTCAAGTTCCGTGATGGGGAAATTCCCGCTTACTCGTGCTTCGTTAACGCTGACTCACCACCCCACCTAGTGGCAGTGGAGTTATCCAACTTCTACGAGAAGGGAGCGAGTCATAATGTTGATTTGAAAAGGAGGGTGTCAAAAATAAGAGATTTGTTGGAG GTTAACAAAGCTGGTAGTGGAGATGCAGTTCAAGGGAAGCAACTAACAGCAACGGTACAGGGAGTATTAAGAAGATATGTGGAGACTGTggataaa tTGGAAGCACCACAGACAGTGAATGAAGAGAAACTTCTTCTACATAGTTGTTCGCTACTTCTTATGCAGTATAG GTTAGAATCAATGAGAGAAACATTATGTTCCTTGGTATTATGCAACACATTATTTACCGGTTCTGACCTGAGCACAATATTTCAACTTAAAAAACTAAG ACACTTAGACATAAGCATGCTCCCACCTATGAGAGGAGAGAATAAGCGTCGACCTGAAActacagtttataaaataatggaAGAGTTGCCCGCATTAGTGTCACTTGATGTGGGAGGAACCAAGATTGGTGATCATCTTTATAGGGATGGTAGGGTGAAAGAAAT AACTGGCGATAGATACCTAAAAGAGACCCCGCCACGTAAACTTGAGTTCCTAGGTCTCTATAATTGTGAGGGCTGTGAACTCATGGATATTTATTCATTAGCTGATAct GTTGTTGGATACACTGGTGAAGTTCAACTGTTGGCTTCACTAACTTATTACATGAATCGTGCTACTCCCCTCATGTACATTGTTGGGCAAGCACGGCAATTACAAACTGTTCATAATTTGTCTTGCCCACAACGCCTTACAACT TTATTGTTAAAAGTGCTGCAATCACATCGTAGAAACCGAACAATTATTGAAGAAGTTACAGCGAATCTGTTTTATCTTTCAAGCACCTATTATACAACGTGCTCTAAACAACAGAAAAA TGACATCATAACGGAGTTGATAATATCAATCGAAACATGCCAGGACATGAAATACGTTGTTCGTAATTCTCTTGTTAGTTTGTTTCACTTCGATATACCCGGTGATGTG ATATTTGCATTTGTGAAGATATCCAAAGTAATTCTCAACACTTTACTTAAATACCATGAAGATGACGACATAGGAAGGCATGCCATACATTTCT TATGTTCAGTACAGTTCGATATGAAACGTGAAGCATCCAAAGTTGGCTTCGTACCAATTATTGTGAAAATAATCCAAATGAGATTGGAGGCAAATatg catGATGAAATACTAGAAGTATTATGGGGAACCCTATGGAATGTAACAGATGAGACTCCTGAGAATAGTTGGACCTTTATTAATTTAGGAGGGCTACAGCTTTTACAG gaTTGTTTTGCCAAGTTTCCAGATGAACCTGAACTCCATAAAAGTATCATGGGGCTGGTG GGCAATATTGCTGAAGTGAAAGAAATACAACCATTGCTTGTTAATTCTACTTTAATACAATTGTTCTG CGAGCTGATCTCAAAAGAAAGTCCGAACATAGAAATAGCATATAATGCTTGTGGAACTTTATCCCATCTTATGTCGGAAGGTTTGTGGACGATCGACCAACCAAAACAAGAAgatgttatttctattatgACAACTGCAATTGACTCATGGGAGATTGATTCTAACAGGAATATTAATTATAG GTCATTTATTCCCATACTTAATCTTGTTGAAAGTGAAGTACCAGTTTGTATACATTGGGCTGTGTGGGCGTTCCGTAATTTATGTGGACAAGATG aCCGCTATATTAAAATGCTTCTGAAAGAAAATGGTCGAGAAGTTTTGTCTCTAgttgaaaacaaaaacgtcGGTGAAAACACAAAAGAAATGACAAG atgGCTTCTACAAAAACTGGAGTCATATTCTCAAGATCTAAATAACCAATAccatttacattcattatga